The following proteins are encoded in a genomic region of Actinomadura sp. NAK00032:
- the mshA gene encoding D-inositol-3-phosphate glycosyltransferase has product MSRRVNRVATVSVHTSPLDQPGTGDAGGMNVYIVEVAKRLAARGVEVDIFTRATSRALPPVVELAPGVLVRNVVAGPFEELDKTELPRHLCGFTSGVLRVEAAHDPGYYDLLHTHYWLSGQAGWAVKQRWGVPLVHSMHTMAKVKNAALADDDKPEPAERVLGEEQVAASSDQLVANTGKEARELVDLYGADPSRVATVSPGVDLSMFRPESPILARSTGLLPHRTGPARRRLGLPRDAYVLLFVGRIQPLKAPDVLLRAVARMLADDPALRAKLVVAVVGGPSGSGRCRPEGLQSLAAQLGITDVMRFEPPSPQHELADWYRAADVTVVPSHSESFGLVAVESQACGTPVVASRVGGLCTAVADGESGVLISGHDPADYAAVLRRLHAEPGLHARLARGAVRHADGFGWDATVDRLLDVYTGAMSIPAVSVVPAEVTA; this is encoded by the coding sequence GTGTCGCGTCGTGTCAACCGGGTTGCGACGGTCAGTGTTCATACTTCCCCCCTTGACCAACCTGGTACCGGCGACGCGGGCGGCATGAACGTCTACATCGTCGAGGTGGCCAAGAGGCTGGCCGCGAGGGGCGTGGAAGTCGACATCTTCACCCGCGCGACGTCGCGGGCCCTGCCCCCGGTGGTCGAGCTCGCGCCGGGCGTGCTCGTCCGCAACGTCGTCGCCGGGCCGTTCGAGGAGCTGGACAAGACCGAGCTTCCCCGGCACCTGTGCGGGTTCACGTCCGGGGTGCTGCGCGTCGAGGCGGCCCACGACCCCGGCTACTACGACCTCCTGCACACGCACTACTGGCTGTCCGGGCAGGCCGGGTGGGCGGTCAAGCAGCGGTGGGGCGTCCCGCTCGTCCACTCCATGCACACGATGGCGAAGGTCAAGAACGCCGCCCTCGCCGACGACGACAAGCCCGAGCCCGCCGAGCGCGTGCTCGGTGAGGAGCAGGTCGCGGCGTCCTCCGACCAGCTCGTCGCCAACACCGGCAAGGAGGCCCGCGAACTCGTGGACCTCTACGGCGCCGACCCCTCGCGGGTCGCGACCGTCAGCCCCGGCGTCGACCTGTCGATGTTCCGCCCCGAGTCGCCGATCCTCGCCCGCAGCACCGGCCTCCTCCCGCACCGCACCGGCCCGGCCCGCCGCCGGCTCGGACTGCCGCGCGACGCGTACGTGCTGCTGTTCGTCGGCCGGATCCAGCCGCTCAAGGCGCCGGACGTCCTGCTGCGCGCCGTCGCCCGCATGCTCGCCGACGACCCGGCGCTGCGCGCCAAGCTCGTCGTCGCCGTCGTCGGCGGCCCGTCCGGTTCCGGCCGCTGCCGCCCCGAGGGGCTCCAGTCGCTCGCCGCCCAGCTGGGCATCACCGACGTCATGCGCTTCGAGCCGCCGTCCCCGCAGCACGAGCTGGCCGACTGGTACCGGGCCGCGGACGTCACCGTCGTCCCGTCCCACAGCGAGTCGTTCGGGCTCGTCGCCGTCGAGTCGCAGGCGTGCGGGACGCCCGTCGTCGCGTCCCGCGTCGGCGGCCTCTGCACGGCCGTCGCGGACGGGGAGTCCGGCGTGCTGATCTCCGGGCACGACCCCGCCGACTACGCCGCCGTCCTGCGCCGGCTGCACGCCGAACCCGGCCTGCACGCGCGCCTCGCCCGCGGCGCCGTCCGACATGCGGACGGCTTCGGCTGGGACGCCACCGTCGACCGCCTCCTCGACGTGTATACCGGTGCCATGTCGATCCCCGCCGTCAGTGTCGTCCCCGCAGAGGTCACCGCATGA
- a CDS encoding YbjN domain-containing protein, with translation MSHVETIRETLEAAELEFDEPRENAFFVKLPGQHKLATMTWLLVGDHSLHVEAFFCRRPDENHAEFYRFLLEKNGGMYGVAFALDDVGDVHLVGKLPLDSISADEIDRVLGCVLTYSDENFDKALEHGFKSSIQREWDWRVKRGESLANLRAFASFADPANRE, from the coding sequence ATGAGCCACGTCGAGACCATCAGAGAGACGCTTGAGGCGGCCGAGCTGGAGTTCGACGAGCCGCGCGAGAACGCGTTCTTCGTCAAGCTCCCCGGGCAGCACAAGCTCGCCACCATGACCTGGCTGCTCGTCGGCGACCACTCCCTGCACGTCGAGGCGTTCTTCTGCCGCCGCCCGGACGAGAACCACGCCGAGTTCTACCGGTTCCTGCTGGAGAAGAACGGCGGCATGTACGGGGTCGCGTTCGCCCTGGACGACGTCGGCGACGTGCACCTCGTCGGGAAGCTGCCCCTCGACTCGATCTCCGCGGACGAGATCGACCGCGTGCTCGGCTGCGTCCTCACCTACTCCGACGAGAACTTCGACAAGGCCCTGGAGCACGGGTTCAAGTCGTCCATCCAGCGCGAATGGGACTGGCGGGTGAAGCGCGGCGAGAGCCTCGCCAACCTGCGGGCGTTCGCCTCCTTCGCGGACCCGGCCAACCGCGAGTGA